The genomic window ACAGGAGCTCGGAGGCTGCACATTCCTCCATTAAAGGAATAACCCACCCTGGGCCCGTCATGCTTCCTGTGGAGAGAGGGCCAGGTTGAACCGCAGCATATTTCTGGCTTGAGCTGTTGTTcctgcttgtattttttttctctcccctgctgctgctgctacattaCACCATATTCTTTTACACACACTGTTCTATTCATGACGGCCTGCACTCAGACGGGCCATCCCCCCTCGCCCCAGACACACACGCGAGATTCAGTCTGCATGCGGCTAAGCCGTGTTGGCAGGAATACATTTGAATCAGAAAGTGAGAGTGATGTGAGTGAAAGTGTTGCCTTCCGCTTGCTGCAGGTATGGACAGCGCCATCACCCTGTGGcagttcctgctgcagctgctgctcgaCCAGAGCCACAAGCACCTGATCTGCTGGACATCAACGGACGGCGAGTTCAAGCTCCTCAAGTCGGAGGAGGTGGCTAAGCTGTGGGGGCTGCGCAAGAACAAGACCAACATGAACTACGACAAGCTGAGCAGAGCCCTGCGCTACTACTATGACAAGGTTATTCCAGCCTGACTAATTGTTCCCCTGCAGGATTTTTTATTACCATTAGCTGAAAATTGCAGTAAAGGACGATAGTTTCTAGAAAACACTCTTTACTTCCTACTTCCTCTtagtgtgcattcacaccattcctgtttagtctgctttaatccaactctagTTCGTTCTCTTGGAAAGTTTGATTCGTTTGAATGCATCTAACTCTGATGCAGATCTGGTCCATCtataagggtgttttcacacgtGATAGTAGACCCGGTTCAATTAGGAACCAAAATTGCAGCAATTCTTACATTTTCGCTTTCCCATTACGCTGTGTAAAACAATCTAAGTCGTTTGAAAAACCCGTTCTGTGCAAATGCACCCTTAGTCACCAattgaaccgagtctaccggacttTCGACTGATGCAGTTGACGCTGTAATGAAACTTCAGCcactttttcttcattgttgctaatgtttgtgttgcagaacATCATCAAAAAGGTGATCGGCCAGAAGTTTGTCTATAAGTTTGTGTCCTTCCCTGAGATCCTGAAGATGGATCCGCAGGCGGTGGAGATGGGCTTAGCCTCTGGAAGGTTTCCCCTCCAAGAGGGAGACGTGCCTGAGCTGGACGTGGAGacggaagaggaggaggacagcgAGGAAGAGGTCCAAAGGAGGACCCTCGCAGCCCTGGGGGCACAGCAGTGCCAAAGGGACTACCTCCACTCGGGCCTCTACTCGTCCTTCAGAATTAGCTCCTTGCAGAGGAGCCTGCGCGAGCGCCAAGACGAGCCACGCTCCGTCATCCGCTTCGGTGCCAACGCCGGTGGGAGGAGCTCCCCTCCCTCCGTCAAGTCAGAATCCTACGCCTCCCCAAGAGCATCCAGACTCCCCTCGCACTCCCACTCTCCGTCTTCCCCGCTGCACACCCAGCCCGGACGAAGCTGGAGCCCCGCCGCCGAGGAAGAGGACTCGGAGGACTCGGACCAGAATGCTCAGCCACTCAATCTCTCCTCTGGGCACAGGGAGCGAGCCCTGCAGCCTCCTgagaagaggagcagcagcagtgggAGGAGTAGCTCCACCAACAGCAGCGGGGACCAAGGAGATGAACTTCCACCCAAAAGCAAAAAGCCCAAAGCTTTGGAGATCTCCAGCCCGTCCCTGCTCCTGGCAGGGAGCGACATCGGCTCCATCGCCCTCAACAGCCCGGCGCTGCCGTCCGGCTCCCTCACTCCTGCCTTCTTCACCGCACAGGTGAGGCACTTATCTCAGAACTTATCTCAGATCTTAAAAAGTTCCATCAGGAAGCCCAatgtgtgggggaaaaaaagcgaCACCATTTCCTTGTTTCCAAACCCGAGTCACTGGCTTAGGAGTGATGGGAAAGCCCTGAGTCTGTTACGTTAGACTCCTAAGGTGTTTTCCACCCTCATGGGGTTCAAATGCTCAGACAGAAGTGACACAAGCAGCTACAACATTAAACCCACGGACATGTGAAGCAAACAGAACAGTTCGCGGATCAAAACCGAATCCCTCGAAATTATTCCAGACCAAAGGTCCCGTTTCCTGTCAGTCACTTTAGACGAAGCTAAACATAGTCAGGAAGGTGTTTTGATGATGCGGCTGCTGAGTGTTGTATGAGGTGAACCTTCTCTGAATCTACCTTCACCTCTAACATGCCACAACATGTTGCCACACCCTTCTCTTTCCCACTCTGCTCACCAGTAGTCAAACCGGATTCTGTCACTTTCTTCCAGCCCAAAGCGGTCCAACTCATAAATCACGAAAACACAAGAAAGCGGTTCCCGTCTGAACGGATGTTCTGATCAAACTTTTCCTGGCTCATATCCATTTCCAGGTTTTCTTTGAAGTCCGCCCTGCTAATTCCAGTTTTCAGTGACctagaagagaaaataaatgctgcagaTTTTGAATTTAGCACAAAATGACAGGATTTACTAGATTATTACCTTGTACTATCAAAGGGATTTTCCTCCAACATAAAGTCCATTATagtacattttatgtttatagaGCAAAGATTATGGGAGTTC from Poecilia reticulata strain Guanapo linkage group LG6, Guppy_female_1.0+MT, whole genome shotgun sequence includes these protein-coding regions:
- the LOC103466343 gene encoding ETS domain-containing protein Elk-3, producing MDSAITLWQFLLQLLLDQSHKHLICWTSTDGEFKLLKSEEVAKLWGLRKNKTNMNYDKLSRALRYYYDKNIIKKVIGQKFVYKFVSFPEILKMDPQAVEMGLASGRFPLQEGDVPELDVETEEEEDSEEEVQRRTLAALGAQQCQRDYLHSGLYSSFRISSLQRSLRERQDEPRSVIRFGANAGGRSSPPSVKSESYASPRASRLPSHSHSPSSPLHTQPGRSWSPAAEEEDSEDSDQNAQPLNLSSGHRERALQPPEKRSSSSGRSSSTNSSGDQGDELPPKSKKPKALEISSPSLLLAGSDIGSIALNSPALPSGSLTPAFFTAQTPSGLLLAHSPLLSGIHFWSSLSPVAPLSPARLQGHGSLFQFPSLINGHMPVPLPNLEGTPSSLLLSPATHKS